The Epinephelus moara isolate mb chromosome 21, YSFRI_EMoa_1.0, whole genome shotgun sequence DNA window aaataaaatacagtgttcacagcggatcatatttcctgcactacaccttgaaattgtcataatgggcggaggcaggcctgaagtcaagaggtcagaggttttcaggcatcatttcaccccgttgacaccatggacgaggagatgttaatcatggaggtgcaccgagatgtcttcctactactcctctggttttgtggttctgtttatagaaactacatcttgttatatcgcgtGATTATGCATGAATTTGCGAGATCTCGggggtcctcgtgactcccgctgtccggcgGGGCTGCAccacacagcaaacgcagcctgtgggtgttgacggatggcggagcacgcagcggataaccagtgcagccgttccgcaacggacacgcatccagtggaattccggcgttaGAACATCTGGTTCTGACCCTCTCTACAAACTAAACTTGTTTGACACCAATATAAACAGACTTACATCTGTCACTGATCTTCCCAGCTCATGAGCGATCTTCTCCCAGCGACCCGGAGTTCCTCCAGGAAATTTAACCATTAATCTGCTGAGGAGGCTGAGCTCGTCCTCCGTCCAGTCTGCAGTctgaggacacaaacacagagacggTGACATAATCCaggtgtcacacacacacctatagtTAAGACATTAAAAGTTTGTTCTCCATCAGAAGTTGTGTCTTTAATCTTAGTGAGGTACAAACTGATCAGAGTAATAACTGATCAATGACATGACACCTTCTTCTTTGCAGCTCTGCGGTCCTGCAGCCAGTCGTCCATTTGATTTTCGATCTCCTCGATGGACGTGGTCTGATCGTAACTCTGACAGGTCAGGTTCTCTGATGACAGCTTGTAAACAGGAAACTCCACCTTTGGCTTCTTGACCTTCGGCCTCTTCTCTCCTGAACACACAGTGGGCAGGAAGTTAAAACAAACACCATTAGGTGCTGTTCTTCAGCTGCCTGGAAGCTactcatttaaaaataaaaaaataataaggtTTACTGGTCACAACTTCCTGTTCAGCTTCAGCTTcttccctctgctgctgcttcatctGCTGGTAGTCTTCATAGTACTGCTTCACctcctgaaacacacagagaccaCAGCTGAGACCAGAGACCAGAGCTTAAACCAGGAATGAGAACAAAAACCACAACTGAGCTGCTTCACCTTCTACCTGGACAAGAagatggacagacaggaagacagacgGACAGGTCGTATACCTGGACAGTCGGTGGCAAGTTTTTGATGGACATGTAAAAAGGCGGACaggtagagagacagagaggtagcATACCTGGATGGTCTGCGGCAGGGTCTTGATGGACAAGTAAAGAGACGAACAGGTAAAGAGACGGACAGGTAGCTTACCTGGACGGACCTGGATGGTCTGTGGCAAGTTCTTGATTGACAGGTAAAGAGACGGAcaggtagacagacagacaggtagagagacAGGCAGGTAAAGAGACGAACATGTAAAAGAGACGGACAGGTAGCGTACCTGGACGGTCTGCAGCAGGTTCTTGAAGGACAGGTAAATAGACAGACAGGTAGAAAGACAGATAGGTAGCATACCTGGATGGTCTGCGGCAGGTTCTTGATGGACAGGTAAAGAGACGGACGGGTACAGAGATGGACAGGTAGCATACCTGGATGGACCTGGACGGACTGTGGCAAGTTCTTGATTGACAGGAAAGGAGACGGACAggtagagagacagacaggtagcgTACCTGGATGGCCTGCGGCAAGTTCTTGATTGACAGGTAAGGAGACGGACAGGTAGAGAGACAAGAAGTTGGAAACTAAGGTTCGAGTATTTGACTTCCGGTACGACTCAAATAGGCCTGAGACGATCAGCGATCAAATCGTATATTGGCGATTGGAGGGTTGCCAGGCGAGTTGCTGGATATCAAggcgattgtgaaaaaaaacaaaaaacggcgCTCTACTGTGcattaagagatgttttttggggaaatacatgactgtcagagaagccccgtttacaaacagacctacaatccatctcctctctctcttctcagcgGAGGGGGACCTGTCAGCCCTGcactgacagtgacagggcGCATCTCTTTGATCCGAAGTGACACAGAGCGTTTGCTCATGCTTCGGGGTCGTTCAATAgagtaattgcaaataaatattgttttaatgtgtaactgTTGAAATGTTCATAAGGGCTTTCATAAATTCCAACAATGTTGCAGCACTGCCGCCTTTGCAGgttaaaagttaatgacagcGACTTGAAGTGAGGAGGAGCAACACGTCTCCGGCTATGCAGCTGTGTCGGTACAGACACGCTCAAAAATGAGCATCTCCGGAGACGCTCACTTTTGcatgtgatgcaaaatattaaaataacgtcattataacacaaaaaatataaaaatgcggTGGTAGGGTTAGGCTATAGCCTATACCAATGAAAAATTAGAATAGTATTCgaattttaaacataaaaaacattaaaaattcgAATCTGATTTTGGGGGAAGATTGACAGCTCTATAGCATACCTGGACGTTCTGTGACAGGTTCTGAATGGACAGGTAAAGGGGCGAACAggtaaagagacagacaggtagcaTACCTGGACAGTCTGCGGCAGGTTCTTGATGGACAGGTAAAGAGACGGATAGGTAGCAAGACAGACAGGTAGCAtacctggacagtctgtggcaaGTTCTTGATGGACAggtagagagacagacaggtagagagacGGACAGATAGCGTACCTGGACGGTTTGCAGCAGGTTCTTGATGGACAGGTAAAGAGATGGATAGGTAACGAGAGAGACAGGTAGCAtacctggacagtctgtggcaaGTTTTTGATGGACAGGTAGAGAGACGGACAGGTAGCGTACCTGGACGGTCTGCAGCAGGTTCTTCATGGAGAGGTAAAGAGACGGATAGGTAGCGAGAGAGACAGGTAGCGTACCTGGACAGTTTGCGGCAGGTTCTTGATGGACAGGTAAAGCCAGATGCTCAGCTTCAGAGGGAGGATGTCCTGCCAGTGCGGCCGGTCATCAGCTctgaaacaacaaacacataaacaacaacaaagacaaataaaccaacaaacaggaagtgcagtgatgtcacaggtgTACCTGTCGGTGCGGTCCTGGCCGATACACCTGAGCTCCTCTGCAGGTCTGGAgctcagcttcttcttcttctctttcttcttcttactcAGCAGCTCATCCTGGAGACAGGGGAGGAGTcatcatcacatcacatgaccaGGCCTGCTGGGATTGGCTGAATGAGTGCCTGctgtgttctgattggctgtctcACCAGCTGTTTCTCCAGGTAGATGGACCAGATGACAGCGTAGTGTCccacagtgaggatgaggaagaggaggaaggctAGCTCAGCATTACTCATTTTCCTCACTCGTCTGTAGTAGAAGACCGGCTGCCGCCAATCAGGAAGTCCATTCACCAGGATGTCATCATAgctgcacgcacgcacgcacgcacgcacgcacgcacgcacgcacgcacacacgcacgcacacacacagacacacacacacacacacacacacacacacacacacacacacacacctgtcacttACAGGCACGTGTGACCCTGTCCTCTGATTTGTCAgagacacacaggtgagactCACCTGCGTCGTCTCTCCTCGTCCTTCAGGACTTCATAAATGGACACcagctgaggacagacagatcAACTGCTGATCAGATTATTGATTACTGACTGACAGGAGCAGACTGTGACACACTCTGGTCACACCTGAGCTGTTTACTGCGTGTTGTTTACTGTTCGTTGTTTACTGTGTGTGGTTTACTGTGTGTTGTTTACTGCgtgttgtttactgtttgttgtttactgtgtgtggtttactgtgtgttgtttactgtttgttgtttactacatgttgtttactgtgtgttgtttaccgtgtgttgtttgttgtttactgcGAGTTGTTTGCTGAttgttgtttactgtgtgttaacTGTGTGTTGCttactgtttgttgtttactgtgtgtgGTTTACTGTGTGTTGTTTACTATATGTTNNNNNNNNNNNNNNNNNNNNNNNNNNNNNNNNNNNNNNNNNNNNNNNNNNNNNNNNNNNNNNNNNNNNNNNNNNNNNNNNNNNNNNNNNNNNNNNNNNNNNNNNNNNNNNNNNNNNNNNNNNNNNNNNNNNNNNNNNNNNNNNNNNNNNNNNNNNNNNNNNNNNNNNNNNNNNNNNNNNNNNNNNNNNNNNNNNNNNNNNNNNNNNNNNNNNNNNNNNNNNNNNNNNNNNNNNNNNNNNNNNNNNNNNNNNNNNNNNNNNNNNNNNNNNNNNNNNNNNNNNNNNNNNNNNNNNNNNNNNNNNNNNNNNNNNNNNNNNNNNNNNNNNNNNNNNNNNNNNNNNNNNNNNNNNNNNNNNNNNNNNNNNNNNNNNNNNNNNNNNNNNNNNNNNNNNNNNNNNNNNNNNNNNNNNNNNNNNNNNNNNNNNNNNNNNNNNNNNNNNNNNNNNNNNNNNNNNNNNNNNNNNNNNNNNNNNNNNNNNNNNNNNNNNNNNNNNNNNNNNNNNNNNNNNNNNNNNNNNNNNNNNNNNNNNNNNNNNNNNNNNNNNNNNNNNNNNNNNNNNNNNNNNNNNNNNNNNNNNNNNNNNNNNNNNNNNNNNNNNNNNNNNNNNNNNNNNNNNNNNNNNNNNNNNNNNNNNNNNNNNNNNNNNNNNNNNNNNNNNNNNNNNNNNNNNNNNNNNNNNNNNNNNNNNNNNNNNNNNNNNNNNNNNNNNNNNNNNNNNNNNNNNNNNNNNNNNNNNNNNNNNNNNNNNNNNNNNNNNNNNNNNNNNNNNNNNNNNNNNNNNNNNNNNNNNNNNNNNNNNNNNNNNNNNNNNNNNNNNNNNNNNNNNNNNNNNNNNNNNNNNNNNNNNNNNNNNNNNNNNNNNNNNNNNNNNNNNNNNNNNNNNNNNNNNNNNNNNNNNNNNNNNNNNNNNNNNNNNNNNNNNNNNNNNNNNNNNNNtgttgtttactgtgtgttgttTACTGGTTGTTGTTTATCGTGTGTTGTTTACTGGTTGTTGTTTACGGTgtgttgtttactgtgtgttgttTACTGGTTGTTGTTTACCGTgtgttgtttactgtgtgttgttTACTGGTTGTTGTTTACCGTGTGTTGTTTAGTGTCTGTTGTTCACTGTGTGTTGTTAACTACGTGTTGTTTACGGTTTGTTGTTTATCGTGTGTTGTTTAGTGCctgttgtttactgtgtgttgttTACTACAtgctgtttactgtgtgttgtttactgtttgttgtttaccgTGTTGTTTAGTGCCTGTTGTTTACTGTGTTGTTTACTACGTGTTGATtactgtgtgttgtttgtttactgcGAGCTGTTTACTGATTGTTGTTTACTGCATGTTGTTTACTGTGTGCTGTTTGGTGTTCACtggttattgtttattgttctCACCTGTCTGAACTGAGTTTCAGCGTTTTCGTCTTTGTTCTTGTCGGgatgaagagacagagacagacgacGATACGCCTTCTTTATCTCTGCTGAGGATGCAtcctgacagagagacagacagagagacagacagacagtgaaaaCTCATCAGTTGTCTGTATAGTTAAATCTTTTCTGTCCTCACACAAAAACtacaacaaataataaaatcagaGTTAAAGTAGATTTTAAGAAAAATGATTATGTTAATAAAAacctgacacagagacaggaaatAAAGATGGATGAGGACAGACTGAGTCCTCTGATCTGTGTTAGAAACAATAAACACTCCGTCATGTTTCTATTGTCTCTGATGGACAGTAGAATTTATTACAGAGGTCTATTGTCTCTGAGGGTGGACAAAAAACAGGAATACCTCTCActgtgacaaaataaaactacatCCGGTCTGAAATGGTCTCTGTGAGTCcagctgttagcattagctgttagcattagcGGTTAGCCTCGGTCAGCTGAACCATTTTAACTCACTGGCAGCACTTTTCTTGTCCACACATGCTAACTggcctctgtgtttgtgtgtgcgtggcAATCAGCTGTTAGCATGTGCGGTAACCATGGAGACGGTTAGCAGTTAGCACGGACCTGCTCCACAGACAGGAACTGATAGAAGTTCTGCGGGATCTCCTCCACCAGGTCCAGCAGCTCCAGGTCCGCGTCCCAGGCCGTCAGGGGGGGGACAGCAAAGACCAGCAGGGACAAGACGACCAGCAGGGACCCGCACGGTCCCGCACACACCGCCATCACCGACAGACAGACACCAGACACGGACCGGAGACACGAGCCTGCTGCTAGTTCACACAACAACACCGGAAACACTGCCGCTCACATCCGGGACAGACGtcactgtcaaaataaaagtcctctgcttcAGACTGCAGCGACACCTTGTGGAGGAACATGACGTCATAAGGTTTGGAAAGCAGATCAGATGCTGATGAATACAGTCacctgacatcatcatcatcgtcatcatcagaAACAGAATATATTACACATATAAACAGGTCAGGGACTGTTCTGTATTTATTGGGGGGATAAATCAGATTTATGATGTTTGAAAGGTAAAAGTTAAAAAGTCAGTTTTTCACTTGTCGTAGAAACACTTTATTTCTGGACAGATTTTAATGACATGTAAAATAAAACGTGACTCTGATCAAACGTCACTGATCATCAGATCTAGTTGTCCCACATGATGTGTTTAAGGACTGTGGAAAATTGGAGTCCAGTGATAATGTCAGTTTTTACAGTTCCCGTCTGATAAACGGGGTCACAGAGAAAACACGCAGGTTTGGATGttatgtgttttctttaaagggatagtgcacccaaaaatgaaaattcagccattatctactcacccatatgccgatggaggctcaggtgaagtttaagagtcctcacatcacttgcggagatcgtGGGGGGAGcagccagcacacctaatggtagacggcgccccagactaacgtccaagaacacaaaattgaatccacaaagtatctccatactgctcatccgtagtgatccaaNNNNNNNNNNNNNNNNNNNNNNNNNNNNNNNNNNNNNNNNNNNNNNNNNNNNNNNNNNNNNNNNNNNNNNNNNNNNNNNNNNNNNNNNNNNNNNNNNNNNNNNNNNNNNNNNNNNNNNNNNNNNNNNNNNNNNNNNNNNNNNNNNNNNNNNNNNNNNNNNNNNNNNNNNNNNNNNNNNNNNNNNNNNNNNNNNNNNNNNNNNNNNNNNNNNNNNNNNNNNNNNNNNNNNNNNNNNNNNNNNNNNNNNNNNNNNNNNNNNNNNNNNNNNNNNNNNNNNNNNNNNNNNNNNNNNNNNNNNNNNNNNNNNNNNNNNNNNNNNNNNNNNNNNNNNNNNNNNNNNNNNNNNNNNNNNNNNNNNNNNNNNNNNNNNNNNNNNNNNNNNNNNNNNNNNNNNNNNNNNNNNNNNNNNNNNNNNNNNNNNNNNNNNNNNNNNNNNNNNNNNNNNNNNNNNNNNNNNNNNNNNNNNNNNNNNNNNNNNNNNNNNNNNNNNNNNNNNNNNNNNNNNNNNNNNNNNNNNNNNNNNNNNNNNNNNNNNNNNNNNNNNNNNNNNNNNNNNNNNNNNNNNNNNNNNNNNNNNNNNNNNNNNNNNNNNNNNNNNNNNNNNNNNNNNNNNNNNNNNNNNNNNNNNNNNNNNNNNNNNNNNNNNNNNNNNNNNNNNNNNNNNNNNNNNNNNNNNNNNNNNNNNNNNNNNNNNNNNNNNNNNNNNNNNNNNNNNNNNNNNNNNNNNNNNNNNNNNNNNNNNNNNNNNNNNNNNNNNNNNNNNNNNNNNNNNNNNNNNNNNNNNNNNNNNNNNNNNNNNNNNNNNNNNNNNNNNNNNNNNNNNNNNNNNNNNNNNNNNNNNNNNNNNNNNNNNNNNNNNNNNNNNNNNNNNNNNNNNNNNNNNNNNNNNNNNNNNNNNNNNNNNNNNNNNNNNNNNNNNNNNNNNNNNNNNNNNNNNNNNNNNNNNNNNNNNNNNNNNNNNNNNNNNNNNNNNNNNNNNNNNNNNNNNNNNNNNNNNNNNNNNNNNNNNNNNNNNNNNNNNNNNNNNNNNNNNNNNNNNNNNNNNNNNNNNNNNNNNNNNNNNNNNNNNNNNNNNNNNNNNNNNNNNNNNNNNNNNNNNNNNNNNNNNNNNNNNNNNNNNNNNNNNNNNNNNNNNNNNNNNNNNNNNNNNNNNNNNNNNNNNNNNNNNNNNNNNNNNNNNNNNNNNNNNNNNNNNNNNNNNNNNNNNNNNNNNNNNNNNNNNNNNNNNNNNNNNNNNNNNNNNNNNNNN harbors:
- the LOC126383204 gene encoding dnaJ homolog subfamily C member 1-like is translated as MAVCAGPCGSLLVVLSLLVFAVPPLTAWDADLELLDLVEEIPQNFYQFLSVEQDASSAEIKKAYRRLSLSLHPDKNKDENAETQFRQLVSIYEVLKDEERRRSYDDILVNGLPDWRQPVFYYRRVRKMSNAELAFLLFLILTVGHYAVIWSIYLEKQLDELLSKKKKEKKKKLSSRPAEELRCIGQDRTDRADDRPHWQDILPLKLSIWLYLSIKNLPQTVQEVKQYYEDYQQMKQQQREEAEAEQEVVTREKRPKVKKPKVEFPVYKLSSENLTCQSYDQTTSIEEIENQMDDWLQDRRAAKKKTADWTEDELSLLSRLMVKFPGGTPGRWEKIAHELGRSVTDVTTKVKQVKDNVSHTSGTFY